One part of the Bacteroidia bacterium genome encodes these proteins:
- a CDS encoding serine hydrolase domain-containing protein: MKRLLLVSTFLLICFFTFSQDHSLKIKELDAYIETSRQDWKIPGIAVAVVKDGELLLAKGYGEREIGSGKAVNAQTIYNIGSTTKAITAVAMAILVEDAKLKWDDKVIDHMPEFQLYDPYTTRDMRVRDLFSHNLGLPNADYLWANTYMRPAEILYRMRYLEPAYSLRAGYTYQNIMYLAAGELVAKVSGQSWADFITEHIFKPLGMNNTYATKARSQQEENRSIAHHYKFRTSEIIPIQDFNADSIAAAGAIWSSIEDMAKWVQCMLNKGEYDGGKILREHSWAELFKPHALIPRNQFYPTTRLTQPKWTSYALGWFQHDYQGRAIDFHTGSLPGTMAMIGLMHKEGIGYYFLGNLDHAELRHALMYKVFDTFLEEDADGRDWSQAMIELYDPVSRKKLSPGESEEKEFSPKYKPARYTGLFGSDLWGKVRATLKEGELYFQFDEKPLQKMESLGGHVFNLLSEEAWRGPQRMHYQVDVFGEIISLKIGPYEFKKGKAIDFRK; the protein is encoded by the coding sequence ATGAAACGATTACTGCTAGTCTCCACATTTCTGCTGATTTGCTTCTTTACATTTTCTCAGGATCATTCCCTCAAAATAAAAGAACTGGATGCCTATATAGAGACCAGTCGTCAGGATTGGAAAATCCCGGGCATTGCAGTAGCTGTGGTAAAAGATGGAGAACTTTTACTGGCGAAAGGCTATGGGGAGCGTGAAATAGGCTCTGGGAAGGCAGTAAATGCCCAAACCATCTATAATATCGGTTCGACTACCAAAGCCATTACAGCGGTCGCTATGGCGATATTGGTGGAAGATGCCAAGCTGAAATGGGATGATAAAGTGATTGATCATATGCCGGAATTTCAGCTGTATGATCCATATACCACCCGAGATATGAGGGTTCGTGATCTTTTTTCTCACAATCTTGGACTCCCCAATGCAGATTACCTCTGGGCTAATACCTATATGCGGCCAGCAGAAATCCTCTATCGGATGAGGTATCTGGAACCTGCCTATTCCTTAAGAGCTGGTTATACCTATCAAAATATCATGTATCTGGCTGCAGGAGAATTGGTCGCAAAAGTCAGTGGGCAAAGCTGGGCTGATTTTATTACGGAGCACATTTTTAAGCCTCTGGGAATGAATAATACCTATGCAACCAAAGCCAGAAGTCAGCAAGAAGAAAATCGGTCCATCGCTCACCATTATAAATTCAGGACAAGTGAAATCATTCCCATTCAGGATTTTAATGCCGATTCGATAGCAGCAGCAGGAGCCATTTGGTCTAGCATAGAGGATATGGCTAAATGGGTACAATGCATGTTGAATAAAGGGGAATATGATGGGGGCAAAATATTACGAGAACATAGCTGGGCCGAATTATTCAAGCCACATGCGCTCATTCCCCGAAATCAATTTTATCCTACCACCCGACTAACGCAACCTAAATGGACCTCTTATGCGCTGGGCTGGTTTCAGCATGACTATCAGGGAAGAGCGATTGATTTTCATACAGGAAGTTTGCCGGGTACTATGGCGATGATTGGACTTATGCATAAAGAAGGCATCGGTTACTATTTTCTGGGAAATCTGGATCATGCCGAGTTGCGCCATGCCCTGATGTACAAAGTATTTGATACCTTTTTAGAGGAGGATGCGGATGGTAGAGATTGGAGTCAGGCGATGATAGAACTTTATGATCCAGTTTCAAGGAAAAAGCTTTCTCCAGGAGAAAGTGAGGAAAAAGAATTTAGTCCGAAATATAAACCCGCCAGATATACGGGCCTTTTTGGTTCAGATTTATGGGGAAAAGTTCGAGCAACTTTGAAAGAAGGGGAGCTGTATTTTCAATTCGATGAGAAGCCTTTACAAAAGATGGAATCCCTGGGAGGCCATGTCTTTAATCTTCTCTCAGAAGAAGCATGGAGGGGGCCACAACGGATGCATTATCAGGTGGATGTCTTTGGGGAGATCATTTCTCTGAAAATAGGACCCTATGAATTTAAAAAAGGCAAGGCGATAGATTTTAGGAAGTAA